DNA sequence from the Candidatus Zixiibacteriota bacterium genome:
AACAGCTTAGCTGTTGTGAGCAGGACGACTGCGACCAGAATCGGACGAACGAACTTGGCGCCGCGAGTGATGACGAGGTGGGAGCCGATATACGCCCCAATCATCTGCCCGATTCCCATCAGCAGACCGATCGCAAGCGCAACATGGCCACCGATGGCGAAAGCGAGCAAAGACATGATGTTGGAAACGAAGTTCATCAGCTTCGTGTAGCCGGTCGCCTTGACGAGGTTGAAGCCGAGAATCATCACAAAGGACATCGCCCAAAACGAGCCGGTCCCGGGCCCGAAGAAGCCGTCGTAGAACCCGATCAGTAGTCCGAAACCGACAAAGAAAGGAATCGGCTTCATCTTGGCGACGGAATCGCGCTCGCCCAGACGCGGCGACAACACGAAATAGATCACGAGACCGAGCAGCAGAAACGGGATGACCGCTTCGAGCAGCTCGGATTTCAGCTTCTGGACGACCAGTGCACCAAGTCCGGCGCCGACTCCGGTGGCGACAATCCCCCAGACCGCGTCGCGCAAATTGACGACTCCCCGGCGCACATGGCTGTAGGTAGCCGTGAAACTTCCAAACGTCGACTGCAGCTTGTTCGTTCCCAGGGCCAGGTGTGGCGGTAGTCCGACCGCCAGAAGCGATGGCAGCGTGATCATGCCGCCACCGCCGGCAATGGCATCGATCCATCCGGCGATCAAAGCTGCCAGAAACAGCAGCCCGGCTTGAAGAATTGAGAATTCCATCAATGAGAGCGGATCGGGGGTAGTCCTCAGAGGATCAGAGTCGTGACGATTATCTGTGCCAGCATGATCTTGGCAATCATCGAGGCCGGTTGCACTGTCGCATACCAGACGTTTGGCAGATCGCTTTCCGCCTGTTGGTTGGCATAGGCCAGGCATGCCGGCTGAGTCTGAATACCCGACATCATGCCCATGACGCCCAGCATCGGCAATTTGAGGTAGCGATAACCGATCAGAATCGTAGCGATCGTGACCACCGTTGTGATCAGGCCGCCGGCGAGGAACAGCGCCCACGATCCGGCTTGAAACGTCTCGCCAAATCCGTAACCGGCC
Encoded proteins:
- a CDS encoding TSUP family transporter, with amino-acid sequence MEFSILQAGLLFLAALIAGWIDAIAGGGGMITLPSLLAVGLPPHLALGTNKLQSTFGSFTATYSHVRRGVVNLRDAVWGIVATGVGAGLGALVVQKLKSELLEAVIPFLLLGLVIYFVLSPRLGERDSVAKMKPIPFFVGFGLLIGFYDGFFGPGTGSFWAMSFVMILGFNLVKATGYTKLMNFVSNIMSLLAFAIGGHVALAIGLLMGIGQMIGAYIGSHLVITRGAKFVRPILVAVVLLTTAKLLYDNFK